A DNA window from Chelativorans sp. AA-79 contains the following coding sequences:
- the zwf gene encoding glucose-6-phosphate dehydrogenase: protein MSTPVSARHLPDDAEPAPPSTLVVFGASGDLTKRLLMPALYNLAREKALDPAFEVIGVDHLERGEDDFRAYLTTSMQALVKEGGGEFEAARLDLQAWNWIAGRLRYLTGDFDDPETYRRLAERLEKRAKENGHANAVFYLATAPRFFGTVIERLGAAGLTRETEKGFRRIVIEKPFGTDLASAEALNRRILKIAGESQLYRIDHFLGKETVQNIMVLRFANGFFEPLWNRDHIDHVQITAAETVGVEHRGRFYEATGALRDMVPNHMFQLLAMTAMEAPNSFGADAVRSEKAKVIEAVRRWSPEEAGENSVRGQYDAGSVLGRPMRPYTQEPDVAPDSTTETYVALKLMIDNWRWASVPFYIRTGKSMAVRRTEIAIQFKQAPSILFRGTPAGLPDPNLLVFRIQPSEGISLRFAAKVPGRTVRLGEVDMDFRYSDYFAAEPSTGYETLIYDCLIGDPTLFQRADNIEAGWSAVQPFLDCWAQPSGGVHLYKSGGSGPLAADALMKRDGRAWLPLSPAV from the coding sequence ATGAGCACCCCCGTCTCCGCCCGCCATCTCCCCGATGACGCCGAACCGGCGCCACCCAGCACGCTCGTCGTCTTCGGCGCCTCCGGCGACCTGACGAAACGGCTCTTGATGCCGGCGCTCTACAATCTCGCCAGGGAAAAGGCTCTCGATCCGGCCTTCGAGGTTATCGGCGTCGACCATCTGGAGCGCGGCGAGGATGATTTCCGCGCCTATCTCACCACCTCAATGCAGGCACTTGTGAAAGAGGGTGGCGGGGAATTCGAGGCCGCCAGGCTCGATCTGCAGGCCTGGAACTGGATTGCCGGGCGCCTCCGCTATCTCACGGGCGATTTCGACGATCCCGAAACCTATCGCCGTCTCGCCGAGCGCCTGGAAAAGCGTGCGAAGGAAAACGGCCATGCCAACGCCGTCTTCTACCTCGCCACGGCGCCGCGCTTCTTCGGTACCGTGATCGAGCGGCTGGGTGCGGCCGGCCTCACCCGCGAAACGGAAAAGGGCTTCCGCCGCATCGTCATCGAGAAGCCTTTCGGCACCGACCTTGCCTCGGCCGAGGCGCTCAACCGTCGCATCCTGAAGATCGCCGGCGAGAGTCAGCTCTACCGGATCGATCACTTTCTCGGAAAGGAAACGGTCCAGAACATCATGGTGCTCCGGTTTGCCAACGGCTTCTTCGAGCCGCTGTGGAACCGCGATCACATCGACCACGTGCAGATCACCGCCGCCGAAACCGTCGGTGTCGAGCATCGCGGACGCTTTTACGAGGCCACCGGCGCACTCAGGGACATGGTGCCGAACCATATGTTCCAGCTCCTTGCCATGACCGCCATGGAGGCGCCGAACTCCTTCGGCGCGGATGCGGTGCGCTCGGAGAAGGCGAAGGTGATCGAGGCGGTGCGACGCTGGTCGCCAGAGGAGGCCGGGGAAAACTCCGTACGCGGCCAGTACGACGCGGGTTCGGTGCTCGGCCGCCCCATGCGCCCCTATACGCAGGAGCCGGATGTCGCGCCCGACAGCACCACCGAAACCTATGTCGCCCTCAAGCTGATGATCGACAACTGGCGCTGGGCGAGCGTGCCCTTCTACATCAGGACCGGCAAATCGATGGCCGTCCGGCGCACCGAGATCGCCATTCAGTTCAAGCAGGCGCCAAGCATCCTCTTCCGCGGCACGCCGGCTGGCTTGCCCGATCCGAACCTCCTGGTCTTCCGCATCCAGCCGAGCGAGGGCATATCGCTGCGCTTCGCCGCCAAGGTGCCCGGCCGCACCGTGCGGCTCGGCGAGGTGGACATGGACTTCCGCTATTCGGATTATTTCGCGGCGGAACCTTCCACCGGTTACGAGACGCTGATCTATGATTGCCTGATCGGCGATCCGACGCTCTTCCAGCGCGCCGACAACATCGAGGCGGGATGGAGCGCGGTCCAGCCATTCCTGGACTGTTGGGCCCAGCCCAGCGGCGGTGTGCATCTCTATAAATCCGGAGGTAGCGGCCCGCTGGCCGCCGATGCGCTCATGAAGCGCGACGGCCGCGCCTGGCTGCCGCTCAGCCCTGCTGTGTGA
- the gnd gene encoding phosphogluconate dehydrogenase (NAD(+)-dependent, decarboxylating), which produces MQLGVIGLGRMGANIARRLGRAGHRCIVYDRNADTVRELAGEGARAASSPEDLVAKMDVPRAVWVMLPAGEATEETVQRLGELMTAGDTVIDGGNTFYKDDIRRAAALKPKGIHYVDAGTSGGVWGLERGYCLMVGGDKEAVDRLDPIFAALAPGAGDIPRTPGREGRDPRPERGYLHAGPVGAGHFVKMVHNGIEYGLMQAYAEGFDILKGRASETLPADERYDLDLADIAEVWRRGSVVSSWLLDLGAAALAEDEALSAFSGAVADSGEGRWTVMAAIEEAVPAEVLSAALYARFRSRKEHTFAERLLSAMRFRFGGHVERPDGG; this is translated from the coding sequence ATGCAACTGGGAGTTATCGGCCTCGGACGGATGGGCGCCAACATTGCCAGGCGGCTCGGCCGCGCAGGGCATCGCTGCATCGTCTATGACCGCAATGCAGATACCGTGCGCGAGCTTGCCGGCGAGGGCGCAAGGGCCGCATCAAGCCCGGAGGATCTGGTCGCCAAGATGGACGTCCCACGCGCCGTCTGGGTGATGCTGCCGGCCGGTGAGGCCACCGAAGAGACCGTTCAGCGGCTTGGTGAGCTCATGACGGCCGGCGACACCGTCATCGACGGCGGCAACACTTTCTACAAGGACGATATCCGCCGCGCCGCGGCACTCAAGCCCAAGGGCATTCATTATGTCGACGCCGGCACCTCGGGCGGCGTGTGGGGGCTGGAGCGTGGGTATTGCCTGATGGTCGGCGGTGACAAAGAGGCAGTCGACCGCCTCGACCCGATCTTCGCCGCGCTCGCGCCGGGTGCGGGAGACATCCCCCGTACGCCGGGCCGCGAAGGGCGCGACCCGCGCCCCGAAAGGGGATATCTCCATGCCGGCCCGGTGGGTGCCGGCCACTTCGTCAAGATGGTCCATAACGGCATCGAATATGGCTTGATGCAGGCCTATGCCGAGGGCTTCGACATCCTGAAGGGCAGGGCCTCGGAGACGCTGCCCGCAGACGAACGCTACGATCTCGATCTCGCCGACATTGCCGAGGTCTGGAGGCGCGGCAGTGTCGTCTCCTCCTGGCTGCTCGACCTCGGCGCCGCGGCGCTCGCCGAGGACGAGGCGCTCTCCGCCTTTTCCGGCGCGGTCGCCGATTCCGGCGAGGGGCGCTGGACAGTGATGGCGGCAATAGAGGAAGCTGTCCCCGCCGAGGTCCTGTCCGCCGCCCTCTACGCCCGGTTCCGCTCGCGCAAGGAGCACACCTTCGCCGAGCGGTTGCTCTCGGCGATGCGCTTCAGGTTCGGCGGCCACGTCGAACGTCCGGATGGAGGTTGA